From a single Thalassophryne amazonica chromosome 7, fThaAma1.1, whole genome shotgun sequence genomic region:
- the si:dkey-92i15.4 gene encoding uncharacterized protein si:dkey-92i15.4 isoform X1 — translation MRLSAEQSGTSTEVIFNKASEYSKQRTGVPFTVRSASSPSYRLTRRPGFRKQAGISQEVKRTTKEDEESQPCRKEESSYFFTHSGIKKEDHTIPWSQRTRDTGQCKEETSGHNIFTKVSQNDATQRTSTVSTFDRNGIYNRVCERQGRTEWRSHNLPSRSKSLEWGKGRSGPVKVDPPVLSSKPGCFISKEAESIEERRPGDRVNCTMGGLVPSVKTYDPPLTYQSLGRVSRGHSLPSRLRPQVNSLGVPGGQSISERIEKLYGSAGLCRTDNSNRMRNSTTGTDQSLLEQDGQTTTSYCRGRPTNVDISPISRQKRSLSYERTSGGTFPRYYSKGDKASTSPVQSRISFLTTHKDINSSGPGSSVSLGATERAPVGQWQGYNQGKHPEEGETYWDRKGLNTGTRSLDRARSKFTVAAQIRATRAAEGVNGPLQSSSYLERRSNSFREPSEFREISKDVMKDDEEKGRKLQERHAHEILKSESATNTNDVIQEEQKKEDLNTEEDVFESNAHKVTLKTTENKLFPELWAFPSAASVRNKINQFEALTQRATGQLPMPIRSFSVPAQFTVTHDGVKKSASVKALGGLREKCDALKESGEACNKPDMNATTKEKKFESEKVEDEIKSDTQAEDKEAEREPKLNSVDKVELGLENQERRENNIKDKEEKKIKSDNDFVDDLGNYSRLNDTCEIPPDGGAESQSNEHAIIDEPDFFRVSSPEEPNDRDVSTKSSPSSFHDASTSLLLYPEVFGDQKIPPSGNMSPVSDGDTTPTNPPNESPFLFNSAQPKNTLVVAESKTESTPDLTDEDNTTEEDLPLPLASSSDKNFPDVFCPIVSTPSVDREEQDAHISVWVAGLNSKIKSWKYEDDDDDDDSTQKDEDSNYDSDSAESSVTITSTTSHSDRKSFCVSLADLYNFAGTDYESENDSDEWRSTSRRSASLSSDMSALSYVSVLSTGELDRLLEDVRGLEDSTLDCDDVQVVVLHKEMGVGLGFSLAGGVDQNKPITVHKVFRTGVAAQEGSIKEGAQVLSINGTVLCGYAHWEALRILRRTKTRELGVVVLRRGEVCHTPKKGAEANNLEPVQAQFLGTGRHVYLRLEKNDRDLGFSLEGGVGSSLGNRPLIVQKIFLGGPVDKVCPGDEVLEIQGVNVVGMRRLEAWAFIRRLPPGPVDVVLHRPFKRSEQ, via the exons ATGAGGCTGTCAGCAGAACAGTCTGGGACAAGTACagaagtcatttttaacaaag CAAGTGAGTACAGCAAGCAGAGGACTGGCGTACCCTTCACTGTCCGTTCAGCAAGCTCACCCTCCTACCGCCTCACTCGCAGGCCTGGATTTAGGAAACAAGCAGGTATATCGCAGGAGGTAAAGAGGACCACCAAGGAGGATGAGGAAAGCCAGCCATGCAGGAAGGAAGAAAGCAGCTATTTTTTCACACACAGTGGCATAAAGAAAGAGGACCACACAATTCCATGGTCCCAACGCACTCGTGATACAGGTCAATGTAAGGAGGAAACATCAGGCCACAACATATTTACCAAGGTGAGCCAAAATGATGCAACACAGAGAACAAGCACAGTGTCCACTTTTGATAGAAATGGAATTTATAACCGTGTATGTGAAAGACAGGGAAGAACAGAGTGGAGGTCACACAATCTGCcaagcagaagcaaaagcttagaaTGGGGAAAAGGGAGAAGCGGCCCTGTTAAAGTTGACCCGCCAGTGTTGTCAAGCAAACCAGGATGCTTCATTAGTAAAGAGGCTGAAAGCATAGAAGAAAGGAGGCCAGGAGACAGAGTCAACTGCACAATGGGTGGGTTGGTGCCTTCAGTGAAGACCTATGACCCCCCATTGACATATCAATCATTGGGGAGGGTTAGTAGAGGTCATTCTCTCCCTTCCAGGCTGAGGCCCCAAGTAAATTCATTGGGGGTCCCAGGAGGTCAGAGTATATCAGAGCGAATAGAGAAACTCTACGGGTCTGCCGGGTTATGTAGAACTGACAATTCCAACAGAATGAGAAACTCTACAACTGGGACAGACCAGTCCTTGTTAGAGCAGGATGGACAAACTACCACCTCCTATTGTAGAGGAAGACCCACAAATGTCGACATCTCCCCAATTTCCAGACAGAAGAGGAGTTTGTCATATGAGAGGACATCAGGGGGAACCTTCCCCCGGTATTACTCAAAAGGTGACAAGGCCAGTACTAGTCCAGTCCAAAGTAGGATATCATTCTTGACAACTCATAAAGACATAAACAGTTCGGGTCCTGGTAGTTCTGTTTCTTTAGGGGCAACAGAGAGAGCACCAGTGGGACAATGGCAAGGCTATAACCAGGGTAAACATCCAGAGGAAGGGGAAACTTACTGGGACAGAAAGGGTTTGAACACTGGCACGAGGTCTCTGGATAGGGCCAGGAGCAAATTCACTGTAGCAGCTCAGATTAGAGCTACACGGGCTGCAGAAGGAGTTAATGGACCTCTACAGTCCAGCAGTTACTTAGAAAGAAGATCAAATTCATTTAGAGAGCCATCTGAGTTCAGAGAGATAAGTAAGGATGTGATGAAAGATGATGAGGAAAAAGGTAGAAAATTGCAAGAAAGACATGCCCATGAAATCTTAAAATCAGAGAGTGCTACAAACACAAATGATGTcatacaagaagaacaaaagaaggaAGACCTTAACACTGAAGAAGATGTATTTGAGTCAAATGCACATAAAGTCACATTGAAAACCACAGAGAATAAGTTGTTTCCAGAATTGTGGGCTTTTCCCTCTGCAGCCAGCGTGAGAAACAAGATCAATCAGTTTGAGGCTCTAACACAAAGAGCAACAGGCCAGTTACCGATGCCAATACGGTCTTTTTCTGTACCAGCACAATTTACTGTGACCCATGATGGGGTGAAAAAGAGTGCATCTGTAAAAGCATTAGGAGGACTGAGAGAAAAGTGCGATGCATTGAAGGAAAGTGGTGAAGCATGCAATAAACCAGACATGAATGCGACCACAAAAGAAAAGAAGTTTGAGTCAGAAAAAGTGGAAGATGAGATCAAATCTGATACACAGGCAGAAGACAAAGAAGCTGAGAGAGAACCAAAACTGAATTCTGTAGACAAGGTTGAGCTTGGGTTGGAAAATCAAGAAAGACGAGAGAACAATATCAAGGataaggaagaaaagaaaataaagagtGACAATGATTTTGTTGATGATCTTGGTAACTATTCCAGACTTAACGACACATGTGAGATCCCTCCAGATGGAGGAGCAGAGAGTCAAAGCAATGAACATGCCATCATAGATGAGCCGGATTTCTTCAGAGTCTCAAGCCCAGAAGAACCAAATGACAGAGATGTCAGCACCAAGAGTTCACCATCCTCATTTCATGATGCGTCCACCAGTTTGCTTCTTTATCCTGAGGTCTTTGGTGATCAGAAAATACCTCCTTCTGGGAATATGTCACCAGTCAGTGATGGTGACACGACTCCAACAAACCCTCCAAATGAGTCACCCTTCCTTTTCAACAGCGCACAACCCAAAAATACCCTTGTAGTTGCAGAAAGTAAAACTGAAAGCACTCCAGATCTTACAGATGAAGATAATACCACTGAAGAAGACCTCCCCTTGCCCCTTGCCTCCTCATCTGACAAGAACTTCCCGGATGTCTTCTGTCCAATTGTCAGCACCCCTTCTGTGGACAGGGAGGAACAGGATGCTCACATCAGTGTTTGGGTAGCAGGCTTGAACTCAAAGATTAAGAGCTGGAAATATGAAGATGATGACGACGATGATGACAGCACTCAGAAAGATGAAGATTCAAACTATGACTCAGACTCTGCTGAGTCCTCGGTGACTATCACTAGTACCACGAGTCACTCAGATCGCAAGAGCTTCTGCGTCAG TCTTGCCGATCTGTACAACTTTGCTGGGACTGACTATGAgtcagaaaatgacagtgatgaaTGGCGCTCAACAAGTCGACGGTCTGCATCACTGAGCTCAGACATGTCCGCTCTATCCTATGTGTCTGTGCTGTCCACTGGGGAGCTTGACAGACTACTGGAGGATGTCAGAGGACTTGAAGACAGCACACTG GACTGTGATGATGTTCAGGTGGTGGTTCTCCATAAAGAGATGGGTGTAGGATTGGGCTTCAGTTTGGCAGGAGGTGTGGACCAGAACAAGCCTATTACT GTCCACAAGGTGTTCCGCACAGGTGTGGCAGCCCAGGAGGGCTCTATCAAGGAAGGGGCCCAGGTCTTATCAATCAATGGCACAGTACTATGTGGCTATGCCCACTGGGAAGCCTTGAGGATTCTAAGGAGGACAAAGACCCGTGAGCTGGGTGTAGTGGTCCTAAGGAGGGGAGAAGTTTGCCATACCCCTAAGAAAGGGGCAGAGGCAAACAATCTAGAACCAGTACAGGCGCAGTTCCTTGGAACAG GGCGACATGTCTATTTGCGCCTGGAAAAGAATGACAGGGATCTAGGCTTCagtctggaaggaggtgtgggcTCCAGTTTGGGAAACAGGCCACTCATCGTGCAGAAGATCTTCCTGG
- the si:dkey-92i15.4 gene encoding uncharacterized protein si:dkey-92i15.4 isoform X2, which translates to MDLSVLSVPASEYSKQRTGVPFTVRSASSPSYRLTRRPGFRKQAGISQEVKRTTKEDEESQPCRKEESSYFFTHSGIKKEDHTIPWSQRTRDTGQCKEETSGHNIFTKVSQNDATQRTSTVSTFDRNGIYNRVCERQGRTEWRSHNLPSRSKSLEWGKGRSGPVKVDPPVLSSKPGCFISKEAESIEERRPGDRVNCTMGGLVPSVKTYDPPLTYQSLGRVSRGHSLPSRLRPQVNSLGVPGGQSISERIEKLYGSAGLCRTDNSNRMRNSTTGTDQSLLEQDGQTTTSYCRGRPTNVDISPISRQKRSLSYERTSGGTFPRYYSKGDKASTSPVQSRISFLTTHKDINSSGPGSSVSLGATERAPVGQWQGYNQGKHPEEGETYWDRKGLNTGTRSLDRARSKFTVAAQIRATRAAEGVNGPLQSSSYLERRSNSFREPSEFREISKDVMKDDEEKGRKLQERHAHEILKSESATNTNDVIQEEQKKEDLNTEEDVFESNAHKVTLKTTENKLFPELWAFPSAASVRNKINQFEALTQRATGQLPMPIRSFSVPAQFTVTHDGVKKSASVKALGGLREKCDALKESGEACNKPDMNATTKEKKFESEKVEDEIKSDTQAEDKEAEREPKLNSVDKVELGLENQERRENNIKDKEEKKIKSDNDFVDDLGNYSRLNDTCEIPPDGGAESQSNEHAIIDEPDFFRVSSPEEPNDRDVSTKSSPSSFHDASTSLLLYPEVFGDQKIPPSGNMSPVSDGDTTPTNPPNESPFLFNSAQPKNTLVVAESKTESTPDLTDEDNTTEEDLPLPLASSSDKNFPDVFCPIVSTPSVDREEQDAHISVWVAGLNSKIKSWKYEDDDDDDDSTQKDEDSNYDSDSAESSVTITSTTSHSDRKSFCVSLADLYNFAGTDYESENDSDEWRSTSRRSASLSSDMSALSYVSVLSTGELDRLLEDVRGLEDSTLDCDDVQVVVLHKEMGVGLGFSLAGGVDQNKPITVHKVFRTGVAAQEGSIKEGAQVLSINGTVLCGYAHWEALRILRRTKTRELGVVVLRRGEVCHTPKKGAEANNLEPVQAQFLGTGRHVYLRLEKNDRDLGFSLEGGVGSSLGNRPLIVQKIFLGGPVDKVCPGDEVLEIQGVNVVGMRRLEAWAFIRRLPPGPVDVVLHRPFKRSEQ; encoded by the exons ATGGACTTGTCCGTGCTCTCTGTTCCAGCAAGTGAGTACAGCAAGCAGAGGACTGGCGTACCCTTCACTGTCCGTTCAGCAAGCTCACCCTCCTACCGCCTCACTCGCAGGCCTGGATTTAGGAAACAAGCAGGTATATCGCAGGAGGTAAAGAGGACCACCAAGGAGGATGAGGAAAGCCAGCCATGCAGGAAGGAAGAAAGCAGCTATTTTTTCACACACAGTGGCATAAAGAAAGAGGACCACACAATTCCATGGTCCCAACGCACTCGTGATACAGGTCAATGTAAGGAGGAAACATCAGGCCACAACATATTTACCAAGGTGAGCCAAAATGATGCAACACAGAGAACAAGCACAGTGTCCACTTTTGATAGAAATGGAATTTATAACCGTGTATGTGAAAGACAGGGAAGAACAGAGTGGAGGTCACACAATCTGCcaagcagaagcaaaagcttagaaTGGGGAAAAGGGAGAAGCGGCCCTGTTAAAGTTGACCCGCCAGTGTTGTCAAGCAAACCAGGATGCTTCATTAGTAAAGAGGCTGAAAGCATAGAAGAAAGGAGGCCAGGAGACAGAGTCAACTGCACAATGGGTGGGTTGGTGCCTTCAGTGAAGACCTATGACCCCCCATTGACATATCAATCATTGGGGAGGGTTAGTAGAGGTCATTCTCTCCCTTCCAGGCTGAGGCCCCAAGTAAATTCATTGGGGGTCCCAGGAGGTCAGAGTATATCAGAGCGAATAGAGAAACTCTACGGGTCTGCCGGGTTATGTAGAACTGACAATTCCAACAGAATGAGAAACTCTACAACTGGGACAGACCAGTCCTTGTTAGAGCAGGATGGACAAACTACCACCTCCTATTGTAGAGGAAGACCCACAAATGTCGACATCTCCCCAATTTCCAGACAGAAGAGGAGTTTGTCATATGAGAGGACATCAGGGGGAACCTTCCCCCGGTATTACTCAAAAGGTGACAAGGCCAGTACTAGTCCAGTCCAAAGTAGGATATCATTCTTGACAACTCATAAAGACATAAACAGTTCGGGTCCTGGTAGTTCTGTTTCTTTAGGGGCAACAGAGAGAGCACCAGTGGGACAATGGCAAGGCTATAACCAGGGTAAACATCCAGAGGAAGGGGAAACTTACTGGGACAGAAAGGGTTTGAACACTGGCACGAGGTCTCTGGATAGGGCCAGGAGCAAATTCACTGTAGCAGCTCAGATTAGAGCTACACGGGCTGCAGAAGGAGTTAATGGACCTCTACAGTCCAGCAGTTACTTAGAAAGAAGATCAAATTCATTTAGAGAGCCATCTGAGTTCAGAGAGATAAGTAAGGATGTGATGAAAGATGATGAGGAAAAAGGTAGAAAATTGCAAGAAAGACATGCCCATGAAATCTTAAAATCAGAGAGTGCTACAAACACAAATGATGTcatacaagaagaacaaaagaaggaAGACCTTAACACTGAAGAAGATGTATTTGAGTCAAATGCACATAAAGTCACATTGAAAACCACAGAGAATAAGTTGTTTCCAGAATTGTGGGCTTTTCCCTCTGCAGCCAGCGTGAGAAACAAGATCAATCAGTTTGAGGCTCTAACACAAAGAGCAACAGGCCAGTTACCGATGCCAATACGGTCTTTTTCTGTACCAGCACAATTTACTGTGACCCATGATGGGGTGAAAAAGAGTGCATCTGTAAAAGCATTAGGAGGACTGAGAGAAAAGTGCGATGCATTGAAGGAAAGTGGTGAAGCATGCAATAAACCAGACATGAATGCGACCACAAAAGAAAAGAAGTTTGAGTCAGAAAAAGTGGAAGATGAGATCAAATCTGATACACAGGCAGAAGACAAAGAAGCTGAGAGAGAACCAAAACTGAATTCTGTAGACAAGGTTGAGCTTGGGTTGGAAAATCAAGAAAGACGAGAGAACAATATCAAGGataaggaagaaaagaaaataaagagtGACAATGATTTTGTTGATGATCTTGGTAACTATTCCAGACTTAACGACACATGTGAGATCCCTCCAGATGGAGGAGCAGAGAGTCAAAGCAATGAACATGCCATCATAGATGAGCCGGATTTCTTCAGAGTCTCAAGCCCAGAAGAACCAAATGACAGAGATGTCAGCACCAAGAGTTCACCATCCTCATTTCATGATGCGTCCACCAGTTTGCTTCTTTATCCTGAGGTCTTTGGTGATCAGAAAATACCTCCTTCTGGGAATATGTCACCAGTCAGTGATGGTGACACGACTCCAACAAACCCTCCAAATGAGTCACCCTTCCTTTTCAACAGCGCACAACCCAAAAATACCCTTGTAGTTGCAGAAAGTAAAACTGAAAGCACTCCAGATCTTACAGATGAAGATAATACCACTGAAGAAGACCTCCCCTTGCCCCTTGCCTCCTCATCTGACAAGAACTTCCCGGATGTCTTCTGTCCAATTGTCAGCACCCCTTCTGTGGACAGGGAGGAACAGGATGCTCACATCAGTGTTTGGGTAGCAGGCTTGAACTCAAAGATTAAGAGCTGGAAATATGAAGATGATGACGACGATGATGACAGCACTCAGAAAGATGAAGATTCAAACTATGACTCAGACTCTGCTGAGTCCTCGGTGACTATCACTAGTACCACGAGTCACTCAGATCGCAAGAGCTTCTGCGTCAG TCTTGCCGATCTGTACAACTTTGCTGGGACTGACTATGAgtcagaaaatgacagtgatgaaTGGCGCTCAACAAGTCGACGGTCTGCATCACTGAGCTCAGACATGTCCGCTCTATCCTATGTGTCTGTGCTGTCCACTGGGGAGCTTGACAGACTACTGGAGGATGTCAGAGGACTTGAAGACAGCACACTG GACTGTGATGATGTTCAGGTGGTGGTTCTCCATAAAGAGATGGGTGTAGGATTGGGCTTCAGTTTGGCAGGAGGTGTGGACCAGAACAAGCCTATTACT GTCCACAAGGTGTTCCGCACAGGTGTGGCAGCCCAGGAGGGCTCTATCAAGGAAGGGGCCCAGGTCTTATCAATCAATGGCACAGTACTATGTGGCTATGCCCACTGGGAAGCCTTGAGGATTCTAAGGAGGACAAAGACCCGTGAGCTGGGTGTAGTGGTCCTAAGGAGGGGAGAAGTTTGCCATACCCCTAAGAAAGGGGCAGAGGCAAACAATCTAGAACCAGTACAGGCGCAGTTCCTTGGAACAG GGCGACATGTCTATTTGCGCCTGGAAAAGAATGACAGGGATCTAGGCTTCagtctggaaggaggtgtgggcTCCAGTTTGGGAAACAGGCCACTCATCGTGCAGAAGATCTTCCTGG